Proteins from a genomic interval of Rosa chinensis cultivar Old Blush chromosome 2, RchiOBHm-V2, whole genome shotgun sequence:
- the LOC112187564 gene encoding auxin-responsive protein IAA9, which translates to MSPPLLGGEGEGKSNGSMVACSPSMDMIPQNSSGLKERNYLGLSDCSSVDSSTVSSLSEENKSKFNFKATELRLGLPGSQSPERQSELCLLDEKPLFPLLPSKDGICSSSQKNVVSGNKRGFSDTMDGFSEVKSSVYNEGNWMFPAAGSDSESPESVGQGKFPVSSINVMLSSRTSGTQPTKMKDIMTKSSKDQSNATNGAGQNHAAASNNNSAPAAKAQVVGWPPIRSFRKNLTTASKNNDEVDGKPGRGALFVKVSMDGAPYLRKVDLRTYSTYQELSSALEKMFSCFTIGQYGSHGAPGRERLSESKLRDLLHGSEYVLTYEDKDGDWMLVGDVPWEMFIDSCKRLKIMKGSDAIGLAPRSMEKSKNRT; encoded by the exons ATGTCTCCACCACTGCTGGGTGGTGAGGGGGAAGGGAAGAGCAATGGATCGATGGTAGCTTGTTCTCCCTCTATGGACATGATCCCTCAGAACAGCTCAGGACTGAAAGAGCGTAACTACCTTGGGTTGTCAGATTGTTCTTCAGTTGACAGCTCCACTGTCTCAAGCTTGTCAGAGGAGAATAAGAGCAAGTTCAATTTTAAGGCTACAGAGTTGAGGCTTGGTCTTCCTGGATCCCAATCACCAGAACGACAATCAGAGCTTTGCTTGCTTGATGAGAAGCCACTGTTTCCTTTGCTTCCTTCAAAAGATGGAATATGTTCCTCATCCCAGAAAAATGTTGTTTCAGGCAACAAAAGAGGCTTTTCTGATACCATGGACGGATTCTCAGAGGTGAAAAGTTCTGTATATAATGAAGGAAATTGGATGTTTCCTGCAGCTGGTTCTGATTCTGAATCACCAGAGTCTGTCGGACAAGGTAAGTTTCCTGTGAGTTCAATCAATGTGATGCTCTCATCCAGGACTTCTGGGACTCAGCCAACCAAGATGAAAGATATTATGACCAAATCTTCAAAAGATCAGTCCAATGCTACAAATGGAGCTGGCCAGAACCATGCGGCTGCTTCTAACAACAACAGTGCCCCCGCTGCTAA GGCACAAGTTGTAGGGTGGCCTCCAATAAGATCTTTTAGGAAGAATTTAACCACCGCTTCAAAGAACAATGATGAAGTTGATGGAAAACCTGGTCGAGGTGCTCTTTTTGTCAAGGTCAGCATGGATGGTGCTCCCTACCTGAGGAAGGTAGATCTGAGAACCTACTCAACATATCAAGAGTTGTCTTCTGCTCTGGAAAAGATGTTCAGCTGTTTTACCATCG GGCAATATGGATCCCATGGAGCTCCAGGGAGGGAAAGATTGAGTGAGAGTAAGCTGAGAGACCTTCTTCATGGATCAGAATATGTGCTTACATATGAGGACAAGGATGGTGATTGGATGCTTGTCGGAGATGTCCCATGGGA GATGTTTATTGATTCATGCAAGAGGTTGAAGATAATGAAGGGCTCTGATGCCATTGGCTTAG CTCCTAGGTCCATGGAGAAATCCAAGAACCGGACCTAG